GTCAACTGCATCCTCGAACTGGCCAGGAGGTCCGGTGGCTGAACGCGGAAGGAGCCTCATGCATCGTCTTCGCACGTACGTCTCGTCCATCAGGTCGATAGCTGCGAAACCCGAGCGCGGCAAACCGTCCATGCGCCGCAGCCTGCGGCTGGTCGCGCCGGACGTCACCCCGCACCGCGCGCTGATCCTCGCCGGCGTGGTCGCGCTGCTGATGGAGGTGGCGTTCCGGGTGCTGGAGCCGTGGCCGATGAAGGTCGTCGTCGACGCGGTGACGGCCTACCGCGGCGCCAAGGTGTCGCACCAGCCCGCGAGCTTCGAGCTGCTGCTGTGGTGCGGGATCGCGCTGCTGCTGATCGTGGGGCTGCGGGCCGTCAGCAACTACCTGGCGACCATCTGCTTCGCGCTGGTCGGCTCCCGGGCCGCGACCTCCCTGCGCGCTCGTGTGTTCCGGCACGTGCAGGGCCTGTCGCAGCAGTTCCACGCCCGCAACCGCAGCGCCGACACCGTGCAGCGCATCGTCGGCGACGTCGCCCGCATGCAGGAGGTCGCGATCACCGCCGGCCTGCCGCTGTTGGCGAATGTGTTGACCCTGTTCGTGATGGTCATCGTCATGTACGTCCTCGATGCGCTGCTCGCCAGCGTGGTGCTGGTGGCGATCCTAGTGTTCGCCTTCACCTCCGCGCCGACGTCGAAGAAGATCACCTCCGCCTCCCGTCAGACCCGTAAGGGTGAGGGACAGCTCGCGAACACGGCCCAGGAGTCCCTCGCCTCCATCAACGTCGTGCAGGCCTACGGGCTGGAGGACATGGTGGCGCAGAACTTCACCTCCGCCAACCGGACCTCGCTCAGAGAGGGGGTGCGGTCGCGCCGCTACGCCGCGAGGCTGGAACGCACCACCGACGTTATCGTCGGCCTGGCGACCGCGGTCGTGCTGGTCGGCGGCGGACTGCGGGTGATGCAGGGTGCGATGAGCCCCGGCGACCTGGTGCTGTTCACCACCTACCTGCGCACCACCATGAAGCCGCTGCGCGACATGGCCAAGTACACGGGCCGCATCGCCCGGGCCAGCGCGTCGGGCGATCGCGTCGCCGACCTGATGGAGATCGCCCCCGACGTGGTCGCCCCCGAGACGCCGCTGCGGCCCACCGCGGTCTGGGGTGCGGTGCAGTTCGACCGCGTCGTCACCCAGTACGACGGCGTCGAGGTGCTGCGTGGCCTCAGCCTGGACATCAGACCCGGCGAGCGGGTCGCGATCATCGGTCCCTCCGGGGCGGGCAAGTCCACCCTCGTGTCGCTGCTGGTGCGCGCCATCGACCCGGTCTCCGGGTGTGTGCGCCTCGACGGGTACCGGCTGACCGACCTCGACCTCGCGCAGCTGCGCTCCAGCGTCTCGCTGCTGCACCAGGAGGCGGTGCTGTTCACCGGCACCATCCGCGAGAACATCCGCATGGGACGCTCGGACGCGACCGACGCCGAAGTGGAGGCGGCGGCCCGCGCCGCCAACGCCCACGACTTCATCACCGAGCAGCCCGAGGGCTACGACACGGTGGTGGGGGAGCGCGGCGGCACCCTCTCCGGCGGGCAGCGGCAGCGGATCGCAATCGCACGGGCGCTGCTGCGGCGCTCTCCGGTCGTGGTCCTCGACGAGGCCACCACTGGCCTCGACCCCGAGGCGGCGAGCCTGGTGCTGGACGCCATCGACCGTCTCTCCGCGGGACGCACAACCCTGGCCGTCACCCACGACGCCGAGGTGGCGCTGCGGGCGACGCGCGTGGTCTGGGTCGAGGACGGCCGGATCCGGCTCGATGCCAGCCCCACGGACCTGCTCGCGAACAGCGAGGTCTTCCGGGCGTGGATCCAGGCCAGCGGGCGCGACATGGACGCCATCAGGATCGGGAGCCCGCAATGACCATCCGCATGGACCAGCTCGTGACGCAGGTGCTCGACCCCGGCTGGCTGAGTGAGCAGGTAGGCCGCCCCGTCCGGGCCGCGAGGCTCAGGGCCAAACCCCAGACCTCGCTGGTCGTCGGCCTCGACGGCCCGGACGGGCAGCCGTCGGGCTGGGTGCGTTTCCTGTGGCCCATTAGCCACGACAAGGCCGCCCGCACCCTGCGGGAGGCCGGTGAGGTCGGCCTGGTCACCACGGAGCGGGAGCTGGGGGAGCTGCTGGTGCAGTCCGGGCCGCTGGCCGCCGACCCGAAACTGGTGAGGCGGCTCGACGACGCCGCCGTCTCGGGGCTGCTGGGCCAGTGGGAAGCGTCGCAGGTGCTGCGCTACAACCCGCTGCGCCGCCTGGTGATACGCGACGGGATGCGCGTGGTGCGGGTCGCGGCTGAGGACGGCCATGGCATCGGCCTCGACCGCTTCATCGAGGGGGTCGTTGATGCCCCCGCCCGTCTCGATGACGGGACCCAGGCGGGCATCAGCGTCCAGGCCTTCACCGGGGGCGCCAACCTGGAGGAGCTGCCCGGGCCCGACCAGCAGCGGCTGAGCCACGCCGCCGGGGCCCAGCTGGCGCGGCTCCATGCCGCGCCCGTCCCCGCCGACTTGGCTCAGTCCCTGGACCCCTGCACTGACCCGGCGCAGCAGGGACTTGCCCACGCCGCGTTGCTCGACGAACTGGCCCCGGAGCTGGCGCAACGGATGCGACGGGTGGTCGCGTTGCTGCCGGCGCCCGCGCCGGCGGTTCCGGTGCTGTCCCACGGCGACCTCTCACCCGACCAGGTGCTCACCACCCGCGACGGCGGCCAGGTGTGGCTGACCGATTTCGACCGCGCCTGCCTGGCGCCCCGTGCCGTCGACCTCGGCTCTTTCCTGTCGGTCCTGGACGCCGGCACGCTCCTCGACGGCTACCGCGATGGCGGCGGCCAGCTTCCCCCCCCGCGACCAGCTGCGCTGGGCCACCGCAGCGTCGCTGGTCCTGCGGGCCGCCGACCCGCTGCGACGGGCCTCCCGCGACTGGAAGGCCGGTATCGCGGCAAACCTGAACCAGATTCTGGAGGTTGTGAGATGAAAGCTTTGTCAACGGTTCGTGCTCTCGTCGGTGTGCGGCGTGCCTGGCCCCGGGGCGACGGCTCGATCACTTTCGAGCTGATCGCCCCGGGAGGCAAGCTGCGCGCCGGATCGGTCTCCCCCGAGGGGGAGCTGTGGATCACCGGCTACGCTTCCGACCCGGAGATCCCGGAGCTCTCCCCGGGTCTTGAGGGCAGGCTCGTGGTGCACCGGCTCCACCGCCGGGCGGTGGTGCTGACCCCGCACAGCGCCATCAAGTTCACCCGTGAGGGCCGCGCCAGCGCCGTCGCGGTGCAGTCCTCGCAGGTTGCGGAGCTGTGCGAGGGGACGGGCATCGCCGCGGCGAAGGTCCTCGACCACTCGCCGTCGCGGGTGAGCATGGAGCTCCTGCCGGGCAGCACCCTCCACGACCTCGCCGGCCAGGCGATGCCAGGCTGGCGGCGGTTCGCCGACGTGTGGCCCAGCCTGATCACCCGGTTCGTCGGGCTGCCCGAGCACACCGGCGCCGACGAGGCGAACGTGCTCTGGCAGTGGTTCCAGCACATCGAGGGGCACCGGGCGCTTCCGCAGCTGGACCGGCTCGGCAACGCGACCGCGCAGGCCTGCCAGCAGCTCGCATCGGGCGACAACGGCTCCCGGGTGCTCGTGCACCGGGACCTCCACGACAAGCAGCTCATGTGGGACGGGACCACCCTCGGCCTGCTGGACCTCGATACCGCCACCCGCGGCGAGGCCGCCCTCGACCTGGGGAACCTGTGGGCGCACATCGAGCTGCGCCACGTGCAGGGACGCCTCACCCGGCAGGACCGCGACCGCATCCTCGACCTGCTGGGCGAGGTCGTCGCGGCCGCTCCCACCACGCTCCGGCGCGTCGTCACCCACCACCGGGCCGCCCGGCTGCGGCTCGCCTACGTCTACGCCTTCCGGCCGCAGTCGGCCAGCTGGCTGCCCCACTGGGTGGAGGAGACCCTCAGGTCCTCCAGCCCCGTCAACTTCGATAGGAGAAGCGCATGAGGATCTCGGTTGTTGGCTGCGGATACCTGGGCGCCGTGCACGCTGCCTGCATGGCGGAGCTCGGGCATGAGGTGACCGGAATCGATGTCGACGAGGCGAAGATCGAGGCGCTGTCCGCCGGCCGGGCGCCGTTCTACGAGCCTGGCTTCGACGAGCTGCTGACCCGGGCCCTGGGCACCGGCCGGCTGCGGTTCACCACCGATCCCGGCTGCGCTGGGCTGGCGGAGGCGGAGCTGCACTTCATCGCCGTCGGCACCCCGCAGTCCGAGACCGGCGCGGCCGACCTCAGCTACGTCGACGCCGCCGTCCAGACCCTCCTGGCGGGGGCGTCCCCAGGGTCTGTGGTGGCGGGCAAGTCCACCGTCCCGGTCGGCACCGCCGCGCGTCTCGCGGAACGCCTCGCCGAGAGGGACCTGGCCCTGGTGTGGAACCCCGAGTTCCTGCGCGAGGGGTTCGCCGTCGAGGAC
The sequence above is drawn from the Arachnia rubra genome and encodes:
- a CDS encoding ABC transporter ATP-binding protein translates to MHRLRTYVSSIRSIAAKPERGKPSMRRSLRLVAPDVTPHRALILAGVVALLMEVAFRVLEPWPMKVVVDAVTAYRGAKVSHQPASFELLLWCGIALLLIVGLRAVSNYLATICFALVGSRAATSLRARVFRHVQGLSQQFHARNRSADTVQRIVGDVARMQEVAITAGLPLLANVLTLFVMVIVMYVLDALLASVVLVAILVFAFTSAPTSKKITSASRQTRKGEGQLANTAQESLASINVVQAYGLEDMVAQNFTSANRTSLREGVRSRRYAARLERTTDVIVGLATAVVLVGGGLRVMQGAMSPGDLVLFTTYLRTTMKPLRDMAKYTGRIARASASGDRVADLMEIAPDVVAPETPLRPTAVWGAVQFDRVVTQYDGVEVLRGLSLDIRPGERVAIIGPSGAGKSTLVSLLVRAIDPVSGCVRLDGYRLTDLDLAQLRSSVSLLHQEAVLFTGTIRENIRMGRSDATDAEVEAAARAANAHDFITEQPEGYDTVVGERGGTLSGGQRQRIAIARALLRRSPVVVLDEATTGLDPEAASLVLDAIDRLSAGRTTLAVTHDAEVALRATRVVWVEDGRIRLDASPTDLLANSEVFRAWIQASGRDMDAIRIGSPQ
- a CDS encoding aminoglycoside phosphotransferase family protein; protein product: MTIRMDQLVTQVLDPGWLSEQVGRPVRAARLRAKPQTSLVVGLDGPDGQPSGWVRFLWPISHDKAARTLREAGEVGLVTTERELGELLVQSGPLAADPKLVRRLDDAAVSGLLGQWEASQVLRYNPLRRLVIRDGMRVVRVAAEDGHGIGLDRFIEGVVDAPARLDDGTQAGISVQAFTGGANLEELPGPDQQRLSHAAGAQLARLHAAPVPADLAQSLDPCTDPAQQGLAHAALLDELAPELAQRMRRVVALLPAPAPAVPVLSHGDLSPDQVLTTRDGGQVWLTDFDRACLAPRAVDLGSFLSVLDAGTLLDGYRDGGGQLPPPRPAALGHRSVAGPAGRRPAATGLPRLEGRYRGKPEPDSGGCEMKALSTVRALVGVRRAWPRGDGSITFELIAPGGKLRAGSVSPEGELWITGYASDPEIPELSPGLEGRLVVHRLHRRAVVLTPHSAIKFTREGRASAVAVQSSQVAELCEGTGIAAAKVLDHSPSRVSMELLPGSTLHDLAGQAMPGWRRFADVWPSLITRFVGLPEHTGADEANVLWQWFQHIEGHRALPQLDRLGNATAQACQQLASGDNGSRVLVHRDLHDKQLMWDGTTLGLLDLDTATRGEAALDLGNLWAHIELRHVQGRLTRQDRDRILDLLGEVVAAAPTTLRRVVTHHRAARLRLAYVYAFRPQSASWLPHWVEETLRSSSPVNFDRRSA